From the Hordeum vulgare subsp. vulgare chromosome 1H, MorexV3_pseudomolecules_assembly, whole genome shotgun sequence genome, the window tgttgctgctgttgttgttgttggtggtggtggtggtggtggtggtggtggtggtgttgttgctgttattgttgttgttgttgttgttgttgctgttgttgttgttgttgatgttgttgttgttgttgttgttattgttgttgttgttgttgttgttgttgttgttgttgtggtcgttgttgttgttgtcggtgttgtcggtggtggtggtgtggttgttgttgttgttgttggtggtggtggtggtggtggtggtggtggtggtgttgattttggtgttgctgttgctgttgttgttgttgctgctgctgctgttgttgttgttgttgttgttgtttttgttgttgctgttgatgttggtggtgttgttgttgttgttgttgttgttgttgttgttgttgttgtcgttgttgctgttgttgttgtcgttgctgttgtcgttgatgttgttgttgttgttgttgttgttgttgtggttgttgttgttgttgttgttgttgttgtcatcgtcgtcgttgttgtcgttgctgttgttgttgttgttgttgtcgttgctgttgtcattgttggtgtcattgttggtgtcgttgttggtgtcgttgttgttgttgttgttgttgtcgtttttctaaTCGTTGTCATCatagtcgtcattgtcgtcgccgtcattgttgttgttgttgttgttgttgttgttgttgttgttcttgttgttcttgtcgtcatcgttgttgttgctcttgttgttgtggtcgtcgacaTCATCGTTTCGTtgccgttgtcatcatcgttgttgttgttgttgttgttgttgttgttgttgttgttgttgtgtttgttgttgttgttgttgttgttgttcgtggtggtggtggtggtggtgttgccgttgttgttgttgttgttgttgttgccgttgttgctgttgatgttgttgctgttgttgttgttgttgttgttgctgctgttgtttgtgttgctgttctgttgttgatgttgttgttgtcgttgttggtgttgacgttgttgttgttgttgttgctgttgttgctgttgttgttgttgttgttgttgttgttgttgttgttgttgttgttgttgttgttgttgtagtattgttcttattgttgttgttgttgttgttattattgttgttgtagttgttgttgctgttgttggtgctgttgttgttgttggtggtggtggtggtggtggtggtgttgttgccgtttttgttgttgttgtggttgttgttgttgttgctgttgttgctgttcctgttgttgttgttgttgttgttgttgttgttgctgttgtattGTTGATGTTgctcttgtcgttgttcttgttgctgttgttgctgttgttgttgttgttgttgttgttgtagttattgttgttgttgttgtagtagtagtagtagtagtagttgttgttgttgttgttattgttgttgtagttgttgttgctgttgttgttgctgcttctgttgttgttgctgctgttgttgttgttgttggtggtggtggtggtggtgttgttgctgttattgttgttgttgttgttgttgctgttgttgctgttgatgttgttgttgttgttgttgttattgttgttgttgttgttgttgttgttgttgttgttgttgtggttgttgttgttgttgtcggtgttgtcggtggtgttgttgttgttgttgttgttgttgttgttggtggtggtggtggtggtggtggtggtggtgttgattttggtgttgctgttgctgttgttgttgttgctgttgttgttgttgttgttgttgttgttgttgttgttgttgttgttgttgttgttgtttttgttgttgctgttgatgatgttgttgttgttgttgttggtgttgtcgttgttgctgttgttgttgtcgttgctgttgtcgttgatgttgttgttgttgttgttgttgttgttgttgttgttgttgttgttgttgtcatcgttgtcgttgttgttgttgctgttgttgttgttgttgttgtcgttgttgttgtcattgttggtgtcgttgttggtgtcgttgttgttgtcgttgttgttgttgttgttgttgtcgttgttctcgttgtcgttgttgttattgtcgctgttgttgttattgtctttgtcgttgttgttgttgttgttgttgttgctgctggttctgttgctgttgctgttgctattgttgttgctgttgttgttgctgttgttgttgttgttgttgttgttcttgttgttgttgttgttgttgttgttgatgttgttgctgttattgttgttgttgctgttgttgctgctcttgttgttgttgttgttcttgttcttgttgttgttgttgttgctgttgttgttgttgttgttgttgttgttgttgttgctgttgttgttgttgttgttgttgctgctgctattgctgttgctgctgctgttgctgttgttgctgcttttgctgttgttgttgttggtggtggtggtggtggtggtggtggttgtggtggtggtggtggtggtggtgttgttgttgctgctgttgctgttgtttttgttgttgttgttgttgttgtcgttgttgttattgttgttattgttgttgttgtcgtttttgttgctgttgctgttgatgttgctgttgctgctactgttgctgttgctgctgatgttgttgttgcttttgctgttggtgttgttgttgttggtggtggtggtggtggtggtggtggtgttgttgttgtttttggtggtggtggtggtggtggtggtggtgttgttgttgtttttggtggtggtggtggtggtgttgttgttgttgttgttgttgttgtagtagttgttattgttgttgttgttgctgttgttgttcatgatgatgatgatgttgttgttgttgttgttgttgctgttgttgttgcttttgtagtTGCtgatgttgtagtagttgttgttgttgttgttgttgttgttgttgttgttgttgttgttgttgttattgttgctcttgttgttgctgttgttgttgttgttgctgctgttgttgttgttgttgttgttgttgttgttgatgatgatgatgatgatgatgatgatgtttttgttgttgttgttgctgttgttgttgtggttgttgatgatgctgctgctgttgttgttgttgttgttgttgttgttgttgttgttgttgatgatgatgatgatgatgatgatggtgatgttgttgttgttgttgttgttgttgttgttgctgttgtagtagttgttgttgttgtttttgttgttgttgttgttgttgtcgtcgtttttgttgttgttgttgttgttgtttttgttgttgttgttgtttttgttgttgttgttgttgttgttattgttgttgttgttgtcgttgttattcttgttgttgtcggttATGTCGCTGttatcgatgttgttgttgttgtcgttattgttgttgttatcgttgttgtcgttgttctcatcgttgtcatcatagtcgtcattgtcgtcgtcattgttgttgttgttgttgttgttgttcttgttgttcttgtcgtcatcattgttgttgcgcttgttgttgtggtcgtcgacaTCATCATTTCGTtgccgttgtcatcatcgttgttgttgttgttgttgttgttgttgttgttgttgttgttgttgtgtttgttgttgttgttgttgttgttgttgttgttgttgtgtttgttgttgttgttgttgttgttgttgttgttgttgttgttgttgttgctgttcgtggtggtggtggtgccgttgctgttgttgttgttgttgccgttgttgctgttgatgttgttgctgttgttgctgttgttgttgttgttgctgttgttgctgttgctgttctgttgttgatgttgttgttgtcgttgttggtgttgatgttgttgttgttgttgttgttgttgttgttgttgttgttgttgttgttgttgtagttgttgttgtagtagtagttgttgttgttcttattgttgttgttgttgttattattattgttgttgtagttgttgttgctgttgttggtgctggtgttgttgttgttgttggtggtggtggtggtgttgttgttgccgttgttgttgttgttgttgttgttgttgttgttgttgctgttgttgttgttcctgttgttgttgttgttgttgttgttgctgctgtattgttgctgttgctgttgtcgttgttgttgttgttgttgttgttgctgttgttgctgttgttgttgttgttgttgttgttgtagtagttgttgttgttgttgtagtagtagtagtagtagttgttgttgttgttgttgttgttgttgtagttgttgttgttgttattgttgttgttgtagttgttgctgttgttgttgttgctgctgctgttgttgttgctgctgttgttgttgttggtggtggtggtgttggtggtggtgttgttgttgttgttgctgttgttgttgctgttgttgttgttgatgttgttgttgttgttgttgttgttgttgttgttgttgttgtcggtgttgtcggtggtggtggtgttgttgttgttgttgttggtggtggtggtggtggtggtggtggtggtggtggtggtgttgattttggtgttgctgttgctgttgttgttgttgttgttgttgttgttgttgctgttgttgttgttgttgttgttgttcttgttgttgttgtttttgttgttgctgttgatgttggtgttgttgttgttgttgttgctgttgttgttgtcgttgttgctgttgttgttgtcgttgttgttgtcgttgatgttgttgttgttgttgttgttgttgttgttgttgttgttgttgttgttgttgttgttgttgttgttgttgttgttgtcatcgtcgtcgttgttgtcgttgctgttgttgttgttgttgttgttgtcgttgctgttgtcgttgttggtgtcgttgttggtgtcgttgttgttgttgttgttgttgttgttgttgttgttggtgttgttgtcgttgtcgttgttctcgttgtcgtagttgttattgtcgctgttgttgttattttcgttgtcgttgtcgttgttgttgttgttgttgttgttgtcggtgttgtcggtggtgttgttgttgttgatgatgttgttgtttttgttgttgttgttgttcttgttgttgttcttgttgttgttgttgttgttgttgttgttgttgttgttgttgttgcttttgttgttgatgttgttgttgttggtggtggtggtgctgttgttgttgttgttgttgttgttgttgttgttgtcgttgttattcttgttattgTCCGTTATGTCGCTGTTATcgatgttgttattgtcgttattgttgttgttgtcgttgttgtcgttgttctcatcgttgtcatcatcgtcgtcattgtcgttgttgtcatttttgttgttggtggtggtggtagtgttgttgttgttgttgttgttgttgttgttcttgtcgtcatcgttattgttgttcttattgttgtggtcgtcgacatcatcgtttttgttgtcgttgtcatcctcgttgttgttgttgttgttattgttgttgttggtgttgttggtgttgttgttgcggctgttgctgttgttgttgttgttgctgctgctgtttgttgctgttgctgttgttgttgttgctattgttgttgttgttgttgttgttgttgctgttgttggtgttgttgttgtttgtgttgttgttgttgttgttgttgttgttgttgctgttgttgttgtcattgttgttgtcgttgttgttgttgttgttgttgttgttgttgatgttgttgttgttgttgttgttgttgttgcttctgctgc encodes:
- the LOC123408647 gene encoding integumentary mucin C.1-like, whose amino-acid sequence is TPPTTPTTTTTTTTTTTTTTTTTTTITTTTTTTTTTTTTTATTTTTTMTTTTTTTTTTTTTTTTTTTTSTTTATTTTTATTTTTTTTTTTTTTTTPPTSTATTKTTTTTTTTAAAATTTTATATPKSTPPPPPPPPPPPTTTTTTTPPPPTTPTTTTTTTTTTTTTTTTTTITTTTTTTSTTTTTATTTTTTTITATTPPPPPPPPPPPTTTTAATTTEAATTTAATTTTTITTTTTTTTTTTTTTTTTITTTTTTTTTTTTTTTTTTTTTTTTTTTTTTTTTTTTTTTTTTTATTATTTT